One window from the genome of Gloeocapsopsis sp. IPPAS B-1203 encodes:
- a CDS encoding biopolymer transporter ExbD produces MKINLHSPIEEVQVQIIPLIDVIFCILTFFLLAALQFTRQQAINVDLPRASTGTPPEIRQTLIVTLDGIGQTYVEQDAVSRDELTQRLQAYRQANPEGIMVLNASRTASYNEVIQVLDLLRAVGGDRVALATLPGDANQGVSPIPVVPGITPSPDPQNNLNAPIPTIPPAPAPNQSPIPPNATPAVP; encoded by the coding sequence ATGAAAATCAATTTACATTCTCCAATTGAAGAAGTTCAGGTTCAAATCATTCCTCTGATTGATGTCATTTTTTGTATCTTGACATTTTTCCTGCTAGCTGCGTTGCAATTTACTCGACAGCAAGCTATTAATGTAGACTTACCGAGAGCAAGTACTGGTACACCACCAGAAATTCGCCAGACTTTAATTGTAACGTTGGATGGAATTGGGCAAACTTATGTAGAGCAAGATGCCGTATCGCGAGATGAACTGACGCAACGATTGCAAGCTTATCGTCAGGCAAATCCTGAAGGAATTATGGTATTAAATGCTTCGCGCACCGCAAGTTACAATGAAGTGATTCAAGTACTCGATTTGCTACGAGCTGTCGGTGGCGATCGCGTGGCTTTAGCAACTCTACCAGGCGATGCTAATCAAGGTGTCAGTCCTATTCCTGTTGTTCCTGGAATTACACCTTCACCAGATCCACAAAATAACCTCAACGCTCCAATTCCTACAATTCCTCCTGCACCTGCTCCTAATCAATCTCCCATTCCTCCTAATGCAACACCTGCAGTTCCATAA